One genomic region from Deltaproteobacteria bacterium encodes:
- a CDS encoding DUF2895 family protein, with product MRRRGSRRLPDDRHPPGQARTPAGRLAPRLLAARLPPAGVAPGAGGAGAEVLAVAVTRPSYFEWRAELEAEAGRWRVSALLLGVACLALIALLVFQASRPAPVYFFTGSRGLAIGGLARADRVPPELVEAFASQITLAFGNLMPATARQSYSRMRAHMTPSLQRQLAAQAAADLQSIEERQLSTSFTVRDSVVVASADDQWTVQVLGHRLSWSRATLMSEEDIAYEFDIVRARPSDANPAGLVIARVSVGRPPEPARRPAPQPAPGQNS from the coding sequence ATTCGCCGGCGTGGCAGCCGGCGTCTTCCAGATGATCGCCATCCGCCTGGCCAAGCGCGGACGCCCGCCGGGCGCCTTGCGCCACGCCTTCTGGCTGCTCGGCTTCCCCCTGCCGGGGTGGCCCCAGGCGCCGGCGGCGCAGGGGCAGAGGTACTCGCCGTGGCGGTGACGCGGCCGAGCTACTTCGAGTGGCGCGCGGAGCTCGAGGCCGAGGCCGGACGCTGGCGAGTCAGCGCGCTCCTGCTGGGCGTCGCCTGCCTCGCGCTCATCGCGCTCCTCGTCTTTCAGGCCTCGCGGCCCGCGCCGGTCTACTTCTTCACCGGTTCCCGTGGGCTGGCGATCGGCGGGCTGGCGCGCGCCGACCGCGTGCCGCCGGAGTTGGTCGAAGCCTTCGCCAGCCAGATCACGCTCGCGTTCGGGAACCTCATGCCGGCGACGGCCCGTCAGAGCTATAGCCGGATGCGCGCGCACATGACGCCGAGCCTCCAGCGCCAGCTCGCCGCGCAAGCCGCCGCCGATCTGCAGTCGATCGAGGAGCGCCAGCTGAGCACGAGCTTCACCGTGCGCGACAGCGTGGTCGTCGCCTCCGCGGACGATCAGTGGACGGTGCAGGTCTTGGGGCACCGGCTGAGCTGGAGCCGCGCCACGCTGATGAGCGAGGAGGACATCGCCTACGAGTTCGACATCGTGCGGGCGCGGCCCTCGGACGCCAACCCCGCGGGGCTCGTCATCGCGCGCGTGAGCGTGGGGCGGCCCCCGGAGCCCGCGCGGCGCCCTGCGCCACAGCCCGCACCCGGCCAGAACTCCTGA